A part of Oncorhynchus kisutch isolate 150728-3 linkage group LG2, Okis_V2, whole genome shotgun sequence genomic DNA contains:
- the prkra gene encoding LOW QUALITY PROTEIN: interferon-inducible double-stranded RNA-dependent protein kinase activator A homolog (The sequence of the model RefSeq protein was modified relative to this genomic sequence to represent the inferred CDS: inserted 1 base in 1 codon): protein MSQDGFQPTLIRTTHNNNTSMSIQQTQAPCPGKTPIQILHEYGTKIGNLPVYVMEKAEGEAHQPSFIFNVTIGDVSCTGQGSSKKAAKHQAAESALNLLEIDAGTPLHIKTESNGIPAEPNDQPNSVGILQELALQRGWRLPEYTVLMEAGPPHKREFTVTCRMESLTETAMGNSKKVAKKAAAEKMVAKLQNLSGCPXNHMGMLNVSSHLPSVRLENLRNSSAEKMSLLRRNPLSIPNTDYIQMMLELSNEQGFEVTYFDIDELTVNGQYQCLAELSTSPVTVCHGTGISCGNAHNDAAHSALQYIKIMASIK from the exons ATGTCTCAAGACGGATTTCAACCTACACTAATAAGGACCACGCACAATAACAACACGAG CATGAGTATTCAACAAACTCAGGCACCGTGCCCTGGTAAAACGCCAATACAAATTCTGCATGAATACGGAACCAAAATTGGTAACCTTCCCGTGTACGTGATGGAAAAGGCTGAAGGGGAGGCACACCAACCCAGTTTCATCTTTAACGTGACAATAGGCGATGTGTCCTGCACAG GTCAAGGATCCAGTAAAAAAGCTGCCAAACACCAGGCCGCTGAGTCTGCCCTGAACCTTCTGGAAATAGATGCTGGGACACC CCTTCACATAAAGACGGAGAGTAACGGCATCCCAGCAGAGCCCAACGATCAACCCAACTCAGTGGGGATTCTGCAG GAGCTGGCACTGCAGCGGGGATGGCGCCTCCCTGAATACACTGTTCTCATGGAGGCGGGCCCACCTCACAAGAGAGAGTTCACTGTTACCTGCAGAATGGAGTCACTGACAGAGACAG CAATGGGAAATTCCAAGAAGGTGGCCAAAAAGGCAGCTGCAGAGAAGATGGTGGCCAAACTTCAGAATCTGTCTGGCTGTC GAAATCACATGGGTATGTTGAATGTTTCCTCTCATTTG CCCAGTGTCCGTCTGGAGAACTTGCGTAACTCCTCTGCAGAGAAGATGTCTCTCCTGAGAAGGAACCCACTCAGCATTCCCAACACCGActatatccagatgatgctggaGCTGTCCAATGAGCAAGGCTTCGAAGTCACATACTTTGACATTG ATGAGCTGACTGTGAACGGGCAGTACCAGTGCCTGGCAGAGCTGTCCACCTCACCCGTCACCGTATGCCACGGCACGGGCATCTCCTGCGGCAACGCACACAATGACGCCGCACACAGCGCACTTCAGTACATCAAGATCATGGCTTCTATCAAATGA
- the flacc1 gene encoding flagellum-associated coiled-coil domain-containing protein 1, protein MLDCQIGIRSFDKEVIPSHHFPLTYRQLMQAHRSEISALVTLHTKTLEGEKGCAEERCALLEKEYDFLKSSFRTYKDSIFEEMRSSWLRKENSWKEEQERHLMDQLMHSREQLNKSEQEKDNQRKAFEAEMAELQARFEEEIQVLAGELTEKDVTISLLRTAYHQTQEQLDIVTCRMSDFGKNPSQLGPRRMSCITQEPTEP, encoded by the exons ATGCTAGACTGTCAAATTGGAATAAGGTCCTTTGACAAAGAGGTGATTCCCAGTCACCACTTCCCTCTGACTTACAGGCAGCTAATGCAGGCCCACAGATCAGAGATCAGTGCTTTAGTGACCCTCCATACCAAGACTCTGGAGGGGGAGAAGGGCTGTGCAGAGGAGAGATGTG CCCTGCTGGAGAAAGAGTATGACTTCCTCAAAAGCTCCTTCCGCACATACAAG GACAGTATATTTGAGGAGATGCGTAGCAGCTGGCTAAGGAAGGAGAACAGCTGGAAAGAGGAGCAGGAAAGGCATCTCATGGACCAACTGATGCATT CACGTGAGCAGCTGAACAAAAGTGAGCAGGAAAAGGATAACCAAAGAAAGGCCTTTGAGGCAGAAATGGCAGAACTCCAGGCCCGGTTTGAGGAGGAGATACAG GTACTAGCTGGTGAGCTGACAGAGAAGGATGTAACCATCAGTTTGTTGAGAACAGCTTATCACCAGACACAAGAGCAACTGGATATTGTG ACCTGTCGTATGTCAGACTTCGGGAAAAACCCAAGCCAGCTTGGACCAAGACGCATGTCATGCATCACGCAAGAACCAACAGAGCCATAG